Proteins from a genomic interval of Phlebotomus papatasi isolate M1 chromosome 3, Ppap_2.1, whole genome shotgun sequence:
- the LOC129806400 gene encoding uncharacterized protein LOC129806400 has product MEERERSELQALCLEFGVPELFQEFVEKHVTVARLKEADEKDIEVLLPSHGSRITFKRKWREWKDIVGSSTPSAAKTAPRKTWFSFHLDDIVQYPEWDRVQKYYSHNGCLDDRHRDILISIIIQYGNDHNILLSCKIMKTISEEIEEHFPTEEKGHYFQPKNNMRKSYGGRLYNKYANVKRAQKRMKRTHDDDHSAEVVEGSNSAENNQDLPNMKEWLKTMVSEEMSVNVREIWKLTFSLRKEDLFNGTTDDILQKWPLYGHENGKSLVILRVFIFFLQINLF; this is encoded by the exons ATGGAAGAGAGAGAAAGGAGTGAACTTCAAGCACTTTGCTTGGAGTTTGGTGTTCCCGAGCTGTTTCAAGAATTTGTAG AAAAGCACGTCACTGTGGCTCGGTTGAAGGAAGCTGATGAAAAAGACATCGAAGTCCTTCTTCCTTCTCATGGTAGCCGGATAACTTTTAAGCGAAAGTGGAGAGAGTGGAAAGACATTGTGGGTTCCTCAACACCAAGCGCTGCAAAAACCGCCCCACGAAAAACGTGGTTCTCTTTTCATTTAGATGATATTGTGCAATATCCAGAATGGGATAGGGTACAAAAGTACTATTCTCATAATGGATGTCTTGATGATAGACACAGGGATATCCTGATTTCCATTATAATTCAGTATGGAAACGATCACAACATTTTGCTTTCCTGCAAAATAATGAAGACTATTTCCGAAGAAATTGAAGAGCACTTCCCTACTGAAGAAAAA GGGCATTATTTCCAGCCAAaaaataatatgagaaaatCTTACGGTGGACGATTGTATAACAAATACGCTAACGTGAAGCGTGCTCAGAAGAGGATGAAGCGTACTCATGATGATGATCACAGCGCAGAAGTTGTAGAGGGTTCAAACTCAGCAGAAAACAACCAAGATCTTCCAAACATGAAAGAATGGTTGAAGACAATGGTATCTGAAGAAATGTCTGTGAATGTCAGGGAGATTTGGAAACTAACTTTTTCCCTCCGGAAAGAAGATTTATTCAACGGAACAACCGACGATATCTTGCAGAAATGGCCTCTGTATGGCCATGAGAATGGAAAATCTTTAGTAATATTAagagttttcattttttttcttcaaattaatttattttaa